A section of the Babylonia areolata isolate BAREFJ2019XMU chromosome 1, ASM4173473v1, whole genome shotgun sequence genome encodes:
- the LOC143288893 gene encoding spermatogenesis-associated protein 20-like yields MSLFCIKQCAPRAFGIYSQLYRITPKAVSQLSAGNNLRKWRYTLGECFRRELALLPSLRPYTNFRCSNRIKTELHQNASRTMAASSTASGSGHLSESPGFGEVTISLQHASNPVHWYPWGDEAIQKAKAENKPIFLSVGYSTCHWCHVMERESFENPEIGEVLNKSFVSIKVDREERPDVDRVYMNFVQATTGQGGWPMSVWLTPDLKPIFGGTYFPPDDRYYGRPGFKTLLMLIADKWKSSQTEIEQQGTAILDALMRGTHVAEHGEEAMPSLQVINELHSTLEKSYDEEYGGFNKAPKFPQPVNFNALFRLYYIEKDTERGKSALNMCLHTLRMMAKGGMHDHIAQGFHRYSTDREWHVPHFEKMLYDQGQLAVSYLDAYQITKDQVFAEVARDIFEYVNRDLSHPEGGFYSAEDADSLPAVDSKEKKEGAFCVWSWEELHSLLEGEMNGEEGPSLAELFCFHCGCQKEGNVDPLQDPHEELKGQNVLMVKGSVEQTAHHFGLQSEVVNAALQKCRQTLFERRLQRPKPHLDNKMISAWNGLMISGLARGGQVLGDPALTERAVKAAHFLQTHVYRSEDNTLLRSCYTGLDGGVTQVSQPIDGFVEDYAFVIRGLLDLYEASLDARWLEWCQKLQAKQDELFWDVEGGGYFSSQDQDPSVVLRLKEFQDGAEPSPNSVSCMNLLRLASYLDQAELRQKAERILRLFARHLTSMPHAVPELVCGLMFVLQSPKQIIIVGSLDSGDTKAMLRAVHNRFLPNKILILVNETDQGFLHEKVETLKSLRMLDGKATAYVCENFTCSAPTNSVEVLEQQLDCGD; encoded by the exons ATGTCTTTATTCTGCATAAAACAGTGTGCTCCGCGTGCATTTGGTATCTATAGTCAACTGTACCGCATTACACCAAAAGCAGTGTCACAGCTGTCTGCAGGGAACAATTTACGAAAGTGGAGATACACTCTTGGTGAATGCTTCCGAAGAGAACTCGCACTGCTACCGAGCTTGAGACCATACACAAACTTTCGTTGTTCTAACAGAATAAAAACTGAACTACACCAAAACGCAAG tcggACAATGGCAGCCTCAAGTACTGCAAGTGGTTCAGGGCACCTCTCAGAATCGCCTGGCTTTGGAGAAGTCACCATATCTCTTCAGCATGCTTCTAATCCTGTACATTG GTACCCATGGGGAGATGAAGCCATCCAGAAAGCCAAAGCAGAAAACAAACCCATCTTCCTCTCTGTGGGCTACTCCACGTGTCACTGGTGCCACGTGATGGAACGGGAGTCCTTCGAAAACCCAGAGATTGGCGAGGTGCTGAACAAGTCTTTTGTCAGCATcaaggtggacagagaggagaggccTGACGTGGACAGAGTGTACATGAACTTTGTGCAG GCAACCACTGGTCAAGGAGGGTGGCCCATGAGTGTGTGGTTGACACCTGATCTCAAACCCATATTTGGAGGCACATACTTCCCACCTGACGATAGATACTATGGTCGGCCTGGCTTCAAAACCCTCCTCATGCTTATTGCTGACAAG TGGAAGAGCTCTCAGACAGAAATTGAGCAACAGGGCACAGCCATACTGGATGCACTGATGCGTGGTACACATGTGGCAGAACATGGGGAGGAAGCGATGCCATCCCTGCAAGTGATTAATGAATTGCACAGCACACTGGAGAAGTCTTACGATGAAGAATATGGAGGCTTTAACAAAGCACCCAAGTTTCCTCAGCCAG tcAACTTCAATGCGCTGTTTCGTTTGTACTATATCGAAAAAGACACGGAAAGGGGCAAGTCAGCCCTGAACATGTGTCTCCACACCTTACGAATGATGGCCAAAGGAGGCATGCACGATCATATTGCACAG GGTTTTCACAGATACTCGACAGACCGTGAGTGGCATGTGCCACACTTTGAAAAAATGCTGTATGACCAGGGCCAACTTGCTGTTTCCTACCTGGATGCTTATCAG ATAACAAAAGATCAAGTGTTTGCGGAGGTGGCAAGAGATATTTTTGAGTATGTCAACAGGGATTTGAGCCATCCG GAAGGTGGCTTCTACAGTGCAGAGGATGCAGACTCCCTTCCGGCTGTGGACtctaaggagaagaaggaaggggctTTCTGTGTGTGGAGCTGGGAGGAACTGCACTCCCTCCTGGAGGGTGAGATGAATGGAGAGGAGGGACCCAGTCTGGCTGAGCTCTTCTGCTTCCACTGTGGCTGTCAGAAAGAGGGCAACGTGGATCCTTTGCAG GACCCCCATGAGGAGCTGAAGGGTCAGAACGTGCTGATGGTCAAAGGCAGTGTGGAGCAGACGGCCCATCACTTTGGTTTGCAGTCAGAGGTGGTGAATGCTGCCCTgcagaaatgcagacagacactgtTTGAGAGGAGGCTGCAGAGACCTAAACCCCATCTGGATAACAAGATGATCTCCGCGTggaatg GTTTGATGATCTCGGGCCTGGCACGAGGCGGACAGGTGTTGGGGGACCCTGCCTTGACAGAGCGTGCTGTGAAAGCAGCACACTTTTTGCAGACACATGTTTACCGGAGTGAGGATAACACACTGCTGCGTAGCTGCTACACAGGGTTGGATGGTGGGGTTACTCAGGT GTCGCAACCTATTGATGGGTTTGTGGAGGACTATGCCTTCGTGATACGGGGACTTCTGGATCTGTATGAGGCCAGCCTGGATGCCAGGTGGCTGGAATGGTGTCAGAAGCTCCAGGCCAAGCAGGATGAGCTGTTCTGGGATGTTGAGGGTGGAGGCTACTTCAGCAGTCAGGATCAAGATCCCTCCGTTGTGCTGAGATTGAAAGAAT TTCAGGATGGCGCTGAGCCCAGCCCCAACTCTGTATCCTGCATGAACCTGTTGCGCCTGGCGTCTTACCTTGACCAGGCAGAGCTGAGACAGAAGGCAGAGCGCATCCTGCGACTGTTCGCCAGGCATCTCACCTCCATGCCCCATGCCGTTCCGGAACTGGTTTGTGGGCTGATGTTTGTCCTGCAGTCTCCAAAGCAG ATTATCATTGTGGGCTCACTGGATTCGGGTGATACCAAAGCCATGCTGAGAGCAGTTCACAACCGCTTTCTTCCCAACAAGATCCTGATCCTGGTGAACGAAACAGATCAAGGCTTCCTTCATGAGAAAGTGGAGACACTCAAGTCCCTGCGGATGCTGGATGGAAAAGCCACAGCTTATGTCTGCGAAAATTTCACCTGCTCTGCCCCCACCAATTCTGTGGAGGTTTTGGAGCAGCAGTTGGACTGTGGAGATTGA
- the LOC143293993 gene encoding uncharacterized protein LOC143293993 gives MTNTMHRPLFNLYFLSPLLSVLIWTMTVSPQGARWACPDPCTCREDHVDKVGRAYAVLCSNKGLTRIPDLSSLVSVNISVMLKMDYCELSRVVRGDFPAGLKLAILHINGNSGVRLDPDALHNVKDTLVFVDLQAINLPFNETLHFLSGCGHLEELSLSFNNKGNGHTPRVTAGLFKDLGLVALTKLNMYNCNIRSLAENVFEGANGIVNLHLGSNLIGQVPPALNRLYSLQTLDLSSNYIEHLANGSFINLTQLRELKLHRNDIDIVDDGAFAGLQSSLVTLVMDFCSLREVPTEALRPLANLSSLDLTGNLFTSIGPDAFVGSYCLNELYVSSRTMSFDKLMFTGQRFCIKDLKIRKAELTRVPLEPISDLVKLQYLFLDKNNITRLCKDGLKGITAATISFSDNPIRTVERGAFNGLRSKVILLLERTEISDLSFIFDYPNDTFGFLSLYGSPIPCDCILHRIIQMRSENFLYGTCSHAGQGLNLKDPKLTGILDRKCRRPPKLGKPTTSSSIKSRTVEPQVQRRQKQMGNKRRQDARKKNRRKSKTSHVNASGKIQMDMVFLLPVILCSVTMVVPVW, from the coding sequence ATGACAAACACGATGCACCGACCCCTGTTCAACTTGTACTTTCTGTCCCccttgctgtcagtgttgatCTGGACGATGACGGTGTCTCCCCAGGGCGCCAGATGGGCCTGTCCCGACCCCTGCACGTGCCGCGAGGATCACGTGGACAAAGTGGGGCGGGCTTACGCTGTACTGTGTTCAAACAAGGGACTAACGCGCATCCCCGACCTGTCCTCTCTTGTGTCGGTTAATATATCGGTGATGTTGAAGATGGATTACTGTGAGCTGAGCAGGGTGGTTCGAGGGGACTTTCCGGCAGGCCTCAAACTGGCAATTCTTCACATCAACGGGAATTCAGGCGTGAGGCTGGATCCGGATGCTCTGCATAATGTGAAGGACACGTTAGTGTTTGTGGACTTGCAGGCTATTAATCTTCCCTTCAACGAGACCTTGCACTTCTTGTCAGGTTGTGGTCATCTTGAAGAACTCAGCCTCAGCTTCAACAACAAAGGCAATGGCCACACTCCTCGTGTTACTGCTGGTTTGTTCAAAGACCTGGGCCTGGTCGCCCTCACCAAGCTCAACATGTACAACTGTAACATACGTAGTCTGGCGGAAAATGTGTTTGAAGGTGCGAATGGAATCGTGAACTTGCATCTTGGGTCAAACCTAATTGGGCAAGTGCCACCAGCCCTGAATCGTCTTTATAGTTTGCAAACGTTGGATCTGTCGTCCAACTATATAGAGCACCTGGCTAACGGCAGCTTTATAAATTTGACTCAGTTACGTGAGCTGAAACTGCACAGAAATGACATAGATATTGTTGACGATGGAGCGTTTGCAGGCCTTCAGTCTTCCCTGGTAACATTAGTGATGGACTTCTGTTCCTTGAGAGAGGTGCCAACCGAAGCTTTGCGCCCTCTGGCCAATCTCAGCTCTCTGGATCTGACAGGAAATCTTTTCACCAGCATTGGACCTGACGCATTTGTTGGCTCTTATTGTCTCAATGAGCTGTATGTGAGTTCCCGGACTATGTCGTTTGACAAGCTTATGTTCACTGGGCAGAGGTTCTGCATAAAAGACTTGAAGATTCGGAAAGCTGAGTTGACAAGAGTCCCGCTAGAGCCTATCAGCGATCTTGTCAAACTGCAGTACCTTTTCCTTGACAAAAATAACATCACGAGACTCTGCAAAGATGGGTTGAAAGGAATAACGGCAGCCACAATCTCATTCTCTGACAATCCTATTCGTACTGTGGAAAGAGGTGCATTCAACGGACTTCGATCCAAAGTGATACTCCTGCTAGAAAGGACAGAAATAAGTGACCTAAGCTTCATTTTTGATTATCCCAATGATACATTTGGTTTCCTTAGCTTATACGGATCACCAATACCTTGTGACTGTATACTTCATCGTATAATACAAATGAGATCAGAGAACTTCTTATATGGCACCTGCTCCCATGCAGGACAAGGGTTGAACTTGAAAGACCCCAAGCTAACAGGCATTTTGGACAGAAAATGTCGACGCCCTCCAAAGTTGGGCAAGCCAACGACAAGTAGTTCTATCAAATCCCGCACAGTAGAGCCACAGGTTCAGCGGAGACAAAAACAGATGGGAAATAAAAGGCGCCAAGATGCTCGCAAGAAAAACAGACGGAAAAGCAAAACTTCACACGTAAACGCATCAGGCAAAATCCAAATGGACATGGTTTTTTTGCTACCTGTGATATTATGTTCAGTTACAATGGTGGTACCAGTTTGGTGA